Proteins from a genomic interval of Pseudomonas paeninsulae:
- the cobF gene encoding precorrin-6A synthase (deacetylating) has translation MKTLLIIGIGAGDPDYLTVQAINALNRTDVFFLMDKGSAKDSLIGLRKTICERFIQGRDYRFVSADCPERVRDVPDYRGSVVDLNQDKQQVFEGMIREQMADGECGAFLVWGDPALYDSTLRIVEQIVGNSSEQIEYQVIPGITSLQALAAKHKVCFNSIGQAFQVTPARRLAEGGFPEGVDSVLVMLDAQDSYRRFVDQDMHIYWGAYIGTADEVLIAGPLAEVADSIRSRRAVLREQHGWIMDSYLLRRTG, from the coding sequence ATGAAAACCCTTCTGATCATCGGCATCGGTGCCGGCGACCCGGACTATCTGACGGTGCAGGCGATCAACGCGCTGAACCGCACGGACGTGTTCTTCCTGATGGACAAGGGCAGCGCCAAGGACAGCCTGATCGGCCTGCGCAAGACCATCTGCGAGCGCTTTATCCAGGGCCGCGACTACCGCTTCGTCAGCGCCGACTGCCCGGAACGGGTGCGCGACGTGCCCGACTATCGCGGCAGCGTGGTGGATCTGAATCAGGACAAACAGCAGGTGTTCGAGGGCATGATCCGCGAGCAGATGGCCGACGGCGAATGCGGCGCCTTTCTGGTCTGGGGCGACCCGGCGCTGTACGACAGCACCCTGCGCATCGTCGAACAGATCGTGGGCAACAGCAGCGAGCAGATCGAGTACCAAGTGATCCCCGGCATCACCAGCCTGCAAGCCCTGGCGGCCAAGCATAAGGTCTGCTTCAACAGCATCGGCCAGGCCTTCCAGGTCACCCCGGCCCGCCGTCTGGCCGAAGGTGGCTTTCCCGAGGGTGTGGACAGCGTGCTGGTGATGCTCGACGCCCAGGACAGCTACCGGCGCTTCGTCGACCAGGACATGCATATCTACTGGGGAGCCTATATCGGCACCGCCGACGAAGTGCTGATCGCCGGCCCGCTGGCCGAGGTCGCCGACAGCATCCGCAGCCGCCGCGCTGTGCTGCGCGAGCAGCATGGCTGGATTATGGATAGCTATCTGCTGCGCAGGACCGGCTGA
- a CDS encoding vWA domain-containing protein, translating to MRPRTATGADAQAAPGALGGGRSGAIRAGAGGRIDWPATLFKGRPRNRQDLLQRPRSARPTELWLVIVDASASTRRHGALSKAKGLLAEVFEQARRQRARLAVLHATGRKAQWMWQGQQATQALQQWLTELGAGGGTPLLDALRHAAAWQARRQRLHPAESQRLLIITDGRLRDWPALAPSGCPALLVDIESAPIRLGRARQLADELGAHYRHIDTLPVVHGSPEHAGVEAP from the coding sequence ATCCGCCCGCGCACAGCCACAGGCGCGGATGCCCAGGCCGCTCCCGGCGCACTAGGTGGTGGTCGCAGTGGTGCCATTCGCGCTGGCGCGGGTGGCCGGATCGACTGGCCGGCGACTCTGTTCAAGGGCCGTCCGCGCAATCGCCAGGATTTGCTGCAGCGTCCGCGCAGTGCACGGCCCACTGAACTGTGGCTGGTGATCGTCGATGCCTCGGCCTCGACCCGCCGGCACGGCGCGTTGAGCAAGGCCAAGGGCCTGCTCGCCGAGGTGTTCGAGCAGGCCCGCCGCCAGCGCGCGCGCCTGGCTGTGCTACACGCTACCGGCCGGAAGGCGCAGTGGATGTGGCAAGGGCAGCAAGCCACTCAGGCCTTGCAGCAGTGGCTGACCGAGTTGGGCGCAGGTGGCGGCACGCCCTTGCTCGATGCGTTGCGCCATGCCGCCGCCTGGCAGGCGCGGCGTCAGCGTTTGCACCCGGCCGAATCTCAGCGCTTGTTGATCATCACCGATGGCCGCCTGCGCGACTGGCCGGCCTTGGCGCCGAGCGGGTGCCCGGCGCTGTTGGTGGATATCGAAAGCGCGCCGATCCGCCTCGGCCGCGCCCGCCAATTGGCGGATGAGTTGGGCGCGCATTACCGTCATATTGATACGCTGCCGGTTGTGCACGGCAGTCCTGAACACGCTGGAGTCGAAGCCCCATGA
- a CDS encoding ATP-binding protein, with the protein MIDSHFPLAAVVGADDLKLALCLAAIDPAIGGVLIEGPRGMAKSTLARGLADLLASGTFVTLPLGASEERIVGTLDLDAALSEGRAQFCPGLLAKANGGVLYVDEVNLLPDHLVDLLLDAAASGVNHVERDGISHRHAARFVLIGTMNGEEGELRPQLLDRFGFNLALDAQPQPAQRAEIVRRRLAFDADPQAFLQRWQAPQDELRNRCQRARQRLADIPLDDAALEQISQHCFAAAVDGLRADLVWLRAARAHAAWRGVEAIELVDIDAVAEFVLRHRRRHSPPPAAQAPPPQPQSQPDNSAPGEQQQPAQGEGQWGELPAQAQSLGVRREPPRWAKKP; encoded by the coding sequence ATGATCGATAGCCACTTCCCCCTCGCTGCCGTGGTCGGCGCTGACGACCTCAAGCTGGCGCTGTGCCTGGCGGCCATTGACCCGGCCATCGGTGGCGTGCTGATCGAAGGGCCGCGCGGCATGGCCAAGTCGACCCTGGCGCGCGGCCTGGCCGATCTGTTGGCCAGCGGCACCTTCGTCACCCTGCCGCTGGGCGCGAGTGAGGAGCGCATCGTCGGCACCCTCGATCTGGACGCGGCGCTGAGCGAGGGCCGTGCGCAGTTCTGCCCCGGCCTGCTGGCCAAGGCCAATGGCGGTGTGCTCTACGTCGATGAGGTCAACCTGCTGCCCGATCACCTGGTCGACCTGCTGCTGGATGCTGCCGCCAGCGGGGTCAATCATGTCGAGCGCGATGGCATCTCCCACCGGCATGCCGCGCGCTTTGTGCTGATCGGCACCATGAACGGTGAAGAGGGCGAACTGCGCCCGCAGCTGCTCGATCGTTTCGGCTTCAACCTGGCCCTAGATGCCCAGCCGCAACCGGCCCAGCGCGCCGAGATCGTCCGCCGCCGACTGGCCTTCGATGCCGATCCGCAGGCGTTTCTGCAGCGCTGGCAGGCGCCGCAGGATGAGCTGCGCAACCGTTGCCAGCGCGCCCGTCAGCGCCTGGCGGATATCCCGTTGGACGATGCCGCCCTAGAGCAGATCAGCCAGCACTGTTTCGCCGCCGCCGTCGATGGCTTGCGCGCCGACCTGGTCTGGCTGCGCGCCGCCCGCGCCCATGCCGCCTGGCGTGGCGTCGAGGCGATCGAGCTTGTGGATATCGACGCGGTGGCCGAGTTCGTTCTGCGTCACCGGCGTCGGCATAGTCCGCCGCCCGCCGCGCAAGCGCCGCCACCCCAGCCCCAATCTCAGCCCGACAACAGCGCGCCCGGCGAGCAGCAGCAACCTGCGCAAGGCGAAGGCCAGTGGGGTGAATTACCTGCGCAGGCGCAAAGCCTCGGCGTAAGGCGTGAACCGCCGCGCTGGGCAAAAAAGCCCTAG
- the cobN gene encoding cobaltochelatase subunit CobN — MHLLRTQPGSQLPADSIADLGQTPAELVILCTGDSHLSLLAEVARQLPADYPSLRLASPAQLGNHASVDLYVEQVLQHAKVILISVHGGVSYWRYGIERLVELAERGAQVIMVPGDDSPDPELSGLGNVPAADSERLWQYLRQGGAQNARQLFNCIASRWLQRDYPWQAPCALPRVSLYHPQHANATLADWHAQWQAGAPVAALLFYRTQVQAANTGFIEVFCQRLQAQGLNPLPVAVASLKEAACLAQVEDWLDEVDASVIINTTGFAMSNPEAPELRPFRRDVPVLQAICALDNLELWQANAQGLGSRDLAMHIVLPELDGRLITRPISFKGLAWRSERSQSDVVCYRAHLPGMDFVSELARNWVELARKPNAQKRIALILANYPTRDGRIGNGVGLDTPAAALNILRALEQQGYPVAALPDSGTALIHQLLGGVTNDLDNLDARPCAQSLALEDYQAFFAQLPAANQQAVLERWGDPEQDPMYRGERGGRLMIAGLRFGLTFVGIQPARGYQVDTSAVYHDPDLVPPHGYLAFYCWLRTVFAANAVIHVGKHGNLEWLPGKSVGLSEQCWPSAILGPLPNIYPFIVNDPGEGAQAKRRTQAVIIDHLMPPLTRAESYGPLRDIERLADEYYEASQLDLRRAVELRGEILLKVREASLDRELGLQLNEDPNSWLPQLDAYLCDLKESQIRDGLHVFGESPAGQLRRDTLLALLRIPRGDGQGANASLLRALAHDLELGFDPLDCAMAEDWQGPRPEVLQACDNSLWRSVGDSRERLEILALQLIETADFEAVGPASALVLQRLREQVAPLLDACGPAEIHGLLAALAGRFVPAGPSGAPSRGRLDVLPTGRNFYSVDVRNLPTPTAWRIGVQAADRLLERHLQDHGDHLRQLGLSVWGTATMRTGGDDMAQALALLGVRPVWQAGSQRVERFEVLPLAQLGRPRVDVTLRVSGFFRDAFSNLIRLFDEAVQALVELDEPEELNPLSARVWRESLALQDSGLDEHEARKQAGWRVFGSKPGAYGAGVQNAIEERLWQTRADLAEVYLNWGGYAYGKHSEGTPARAQFAERLQQLQAVLHNQDNREHDILDSNDYYQFQGGMLAAVETLRGAKVASYHGDNSQPDTPRIRTLKEELGRVVRARAANPKWIAGMKRHGYKGAFELAATVDYLFAFDATSELVDDHQYALLTDAYLLDQDTREFIQQHNPGALQDILERLLEAQQRGLWENPGDYREALENLLIDSEEA; from the coding sequence ATGCATTTATTGCGCACCCAGCCCGGCAGCCAGCTGCCGGCCGACAGCATTGCCGACCTTGGCCAGACCCCGGCCGAGTTGGTGATTCTCTGCACCGGCGATTCGCACCTGTCGTTGCTGGCCGAGGTGGCGCGGCAGCTGCCGGCGGATTACCCGAGCCTGCGCCTGGCCAGTCCGGCGCAGCTGGGCAATCACGCCTCGGTAGATCTCTACGTCGAGCAGGTGTTGCAGCACGCCAAGGTGATCCTGATTTCCGTGCATGGCGGCGTCAGTTACTGGCGCTACGGTATCGAGCGTCTGGTCGAACTGGCCGAGCGCGGCGCCCAGGTGATCATGGTGCCCGGCGACGACAGCCCCGATCCCGAGCTGAGCGGCCTGGGCAACGTGCCGGCGGCCGACAGCGAACGGCTCTGGCAGTACCTGCGTCAGGGCGGCGCGCAGAACGCGCGGCAGCTGTTCAACTGCATCGCCAGCCGCTGGTTGCAGCGCGATTACCCTTGGCAGGCACCGTGCGCCTTGCCGCGTGTCAGCCTGTATCACCCGCAGCACGCCAACGCGACCCTGGCCGATTGGCACGCGCAGTGGCAGGCGGGCGCACCGGTGGCGGCGTTGCTGTTCTACCGCACCCAGGTACAGGCGGCGAATACCGGGTTTATCGAGGTGTTCTGCCAGCGCCTGCAGGCCCAGGGCCTGAATCCGTTACCGGTTGCCGTCGCCAGCCTCAAGGAAGCGGCCTGCCTGGCCCAGGTCGAGGACTGGCTGGATGAGGTCGACGCCAGCGTCATCATCAACACCACCGGCTTCGCCATGAGCAACCCGGAAGCGCCGGAGCTGCGCCCGTTCCGTCGCGATGTGCCGGTTTTGCAGGCGATCTGTGCGCTGGACAATCTCGAGCTCTGGCAAGCCAATGCCCAGGGCCTGGGTTCGCGGGACCTGGCCATGCATATCGTCCTGCCGGAACTCGACGGTCGTCTGATCACCCGGCCGATCAGCTTCAAGGGCCTGGCCTGGCGCAGCGAACGCAGCCAGAGCGATGTGGTGTGCTACCGCGCGCATCTGCCAGGGATGGACTTCGTCAGTGAGCTGGCGCGCAACTGGGTCGAATTGGCGAGAAAGCCCAACGCGCAGAAGCGTATCGCCCTGATCCTGGCCAACTACCCGACCCGCGACGGCCGCATCGGCAATGGCGTCGGCCTGGATACCCCGGCGGCGGCGCTGAATATCCTGCGTGCGCTGGAGCAGCAGGGTTATCCGGTCGCAGCTCTGCCGGACAGCGGCACGGCGCTGATCCACCAGCTGCTCGGCGGGGTGACCAACGATCTCGACAACCTGGATGCACGGCCCTGCGCGCAGAGCCTGGCGCTGGAGGACTATCAGGCGTTCTTCGCCCAGTTGCCCGCCGCCAACCAGCAAGCAGTACTCGAACGCTGGGGCGACCCCGAGCAGGACCCCATGTACCGAGGAGAACGTGGCGGGCGGCTGATGATCGCCGGCTTGCGTTTCGGCCTGACCTTCGTTGGCATCCAGCCAGCGCGTGGCTATCAGGTGGATACCAGCGCGGTCTATCACGACCCTGATCTGGTGCCGCCGCACGGCTACCTGGCGTTCTACTGCTGGCTGCGCACGGTGTTTGCCGCCAACGCGGTGATCCACGTCGGCAAGCACGGCAACCTGGAATGGCTGCCGGGCAAGAGCGTCGGCCTGTCCGAGCAGTGCTGGCCGAGCGCAATTCTTGGCCCGCTGCCGAATATTTACCCGTTTATCGTCAACGATCCGGGCGAGGGTGCGCAGGCCAAACGGCGGACCCAGGCGGTGATCATCGACCACCTGATGCCGCCGCTGACCCGCGCGGAAAGCTACGGCCCGCTGCGCGATATCGAGCGTCTGGCCGATGAGTATTACGAGGCCAGCCAGCTCGACCTGCGCCGCGCCGTCGAGCTGCGCGGCGAGATTCTGCTCAAGGTGCGCGAGGCCAGCCTCGACCGTGAACTCGGCCTGCAACTCAACGAAGACCCCAACAGCTGGTTGCCGCAGCTCGATGCTTACCTGTGCGACCTCAAGGAATCGCAGATCCGCGACGGCCTGCATGTGTTCGGCGAATCGCCGGCTGGGCAGTTGCGCCGCGACACTCTGCTAGCGTTGCTGCGCATTCCCCGAGGCGATGGCCAGGGCGCCAATGCCAGCCTGCTGCGCGCCCTGGCCCATGACCTGGAGTTGGGCTTCGACCCGCTGGATTGCGCCATGGCCGAGGACTGGCAGGGGCCGCGTCCCGAGGTATTACAGGCCTGCGATAACAGCCTGTGGCGCAGTGTCGGCGATAGCCGCGAGCGCTTGGAAATCCTCGCTTTGCAGTTGATCGAGACAGCGGACTTCGAAGCCGTTGGCCCGGCCAGCGCCCTGGTGCTACAGCGTTTGCGCGAACAGGTCGCGCCGCTGCTGGATGCCTGCGGCCCGGCGGAAATCCACGGCCTGCTCGCCGCCCTGGCCGGGCGCTTCGTCCCGGCCGGACCCAGCGGCGCGCCGAGTCGCGGTCGCCTCGATGTGCTGCCCACCGGGCGCAATTTCTACTCGGTGGATGTACGCAACCTGCCGACCCCGACCGCCTGGCGCATCGGCGTGCAAGCGGCGGATCGTCTGCTCGAACGCCACCTGCAGGACCACGGCGACCACCTGCGTCAGCTCGGCCTGTCGGTATGGGGCACCGCGACCATGCGCACCGGCGGTGACGACATGGCCCAGGCCCTGGCGCTGCTCGGCGTGCGCCCGGTGTGGCAGGCCGGCAGCCAGCGCGTCGAACGCTTCGAGGTCTTGCCGCTGGCGCAGCTCGGCCGCCCGCGGGTGGACGTGACCCTGCGCGTGTCCGGTTTCTTCCGCGACGCTTTCAGCAACCTGATTCGCCTGTTCGATGAGGCGGTGCAGGCGCTGGTCGAGCTGGACGAGCCGGAAGAGCTGAACCCGCTGTCGGCGCGGGTCTGGCGTGAATCCCTGGCCCTGCAAGACAGCGGCCTGGACGAACATGAGGCGCGTAAACAGGCCGGCTGGCGGGTGTTCGGCTCCAAGCCGGGGGCCTATGGCGCGGGCGTGCAGAACGCCATCGAAGAGCGCCTGTGGCAGACCCGCGCGGATCTGGCCGAGGTCTACCTGAACTGGGGCGGCTACGCCTACGGCAAGCACAGTGAGGGCACCCCGGCACGGGCGCAGTTCGCCGAACGCCTGCAGCAGTTGCAGGCGGTGCTGCACAACCAGGACAACCGCGAGCACGACATCCTCGATTCCAACGATTACTACCAGTTTCAGGGCGGCATGCTCGCAGCGGTGGAAACCCTGCGCGGGGCCAAGGTGGCCAGCTATCACGGCGACAACAGCCAGCCCGACACGCCGCGCATTCGTACCCTCAAGGAAGAACTGGGCCGTGTGGTGCGCGCCCGTGCGGCCAACCCCAAGTGGATCGCGGGCATGAAGCGCCACGGCTACAAGGGTGCGTTCGAACTGGCGGCGACCGTCGACTACCTGTTCGCCTTCGACGCCACCAGCGAACTGGTCGACGACCACCAGTACGCCCTGCTCACCGATGCCTATCTGCTCGACCAGGACACCCGCGAGTTTATCCAGCAGCACAACCCCGGCGCCTTGCAGGACATCCTCGAACGCCTGCTCGAAGCCCAGCAGCGCGGCCTCTGGGAGAACCCCGGCGACTACCGCGAAGCCCTGGAAAACCTGCTGATCGACAGCGAGGAAGCATGA
- the cobW gene encoding cobalamin biosynthesis protein CobW: MKTLAKLPVTIVTGFLGAGKTTLLRHMLSHAEGRRIAVIVNEFGELGIDGEILKQCSIGCSEEEANGRVYELANGCLCCTVQEEFFPVMRELVARRGDLDHILIETSGLALPKPLVQAFNWPEIRNACTVDAVITVVDSPAVAAGTFAAFPEQVDQQRQLDPNLDHESPLHELFADQLASADLVILNKADLLDAAALAAVRAEVAEELPPAVKVIEAHGGELPLEVLLGLNCETELHIDARKTHHDLEGHEEHDHDEFDSFHVELPEAEEAHLLQTLKAAVGTHGILRIKGFAAIPGKPMRLLLQGVGQRFDKHFDRAWQADEARITRLIVIGQQLDHAVIAAELQAALA; the protein is encoded by the coding sequence ATGAAAACGCTCGCCAAACTTCCCGTCACCATCGTCACCGGCTTTCTCGGCGCCGGTAAGACCACCCTGCTCCGGCATATGCTCAGCCATGCAGAGGGGCGGCGTATCGCGGTGATCGTCAACGAGTTCGGCGAGCTGGGCATCGACGGCGAAATCCTCAAGCAGTGCTCGATCGGTTGCAGCGAAGAAGAAGCCAACGGCCGGGTCTACGAGCTGGCCAATGGCTGCCTGTGCTGCACCGTGCAGGAGGAGTTCTTCCCGGTGATGCGCGAGCTGGTGGCGCGGCGTGGTGACCTCGATCACATCCTCATCGAAACCTCTGGTCTGGCCCTGCCCAAGCCGTTGGTGCAAGCCTTCAACTGGCCGGAAATCCGCAACGCCTGCACCGTCGACGCGGTGATTACCGTGGTCGACAGCCCGGCGGTGGCCGCTGGCACCTTCGCCGCCTTCCCGGAACAGGTCGACCAGCAGCGCCAGCTCGACCCCAACCTCGACCATGAGTCGCCGTTGCACGAACTGTTCGCCGACCAACTGGCCAGCGCCGACCTGGTTATTCTCAACAAGGCCGACCTGCTCGACGCCGCGGCCCTGGCTGCGGTGCGTGCCGAAGTGGCCGAGGAGCTGCCGCCGGCGGTCAAGGTCATCGAAGCCCATGGTGGCGAGCTGCCGCTGGAAGTGCTGCTGGGCCTGAACTGCGAGACCGAGCTGCATATCGACGCACGCAAGACTCACCACGATCTGGAAGGGCATGAAGAGCACGATCACGACGAATTCGATTCGTTCCACGTGGAACTACCGGAGGCCGAGGAAGCGCATCTGCTGCAGACACTGAAAGCTGCGGTCGGCACTCACGGCATCCTGCGCATCAAGGGCTTCGCGGCGATTCCCGGCAAACCCATGCGCCTGCTGCTGCAAGGCGTCGGCCAGCGGTTCGACAAGCATTTCGACCGCGCCTGGCAGGCCGACGAGGCGCGAATCACCCGCTTGATCGTGATCGGCCAGCAGCTTGACCACGCCGTCATCGCAGCCGAGCTGCAAGCGGCGCTGGCCTGA
- a CDS encoding CbtB domain-containing protein, translating to MSSSALASSVAVTLPLSQRLVLAVGSCLLGAALIFVAGFSPIEALHNAAHDTRHSAAFPCH from the coding sequence ATGTCCAGCAGCGCACTCGCTTCTTCAGTAGCCGTCACCCTCCCTCTTTCGCAACGCCTTGTGCTGGCCGTCGGTAGCTGCCTGCTCGGCGCCGCGCTGATCTTCGTTGCCGGCTTCTCGCCTATCGAGGCGCTGCACAACGCTGCCCACGATACCCGCCACAGCGCCGCCTTCCCCTGCCACTGA
- a CDS encoding CbtA family protein has protein sequence MFKRIAQTAGFAGLLAAIFLTLLQSFWVTPLILQAESYENNAPAQDVLNEHSHAAATPAHSHEAAAGHSHNAEAWSPEHGWQRTLATGLSNLVVAIGFALVLAGLFTLRAPGQTWQGLLWGLGGFATFSLAPAAGLPPELPGSAAAELLLRQYWWIGTAVATAVGLGLLAFSRHWALRIAGLLVLAIPHLIGAPQPEVHASLAPAALEQEFILASLLSNALFWAALGLAAAWFYTRPQQSA, from the coding sequence ATGTTCAAGCGTATCGCCCAGACGGCAGGCTTCGCTGGCCTGCTTGCCGCCATTTTTCTGACCCTGTTGCAGAGTTTTTGGGTGACCCCACTGATTCTCCAGGCGGAAAGCTATGAAAACAACGCTCCGGCGCAAGACGTGCTGAACGAGCATAGTCATGCCGCTGCAACCCCCGCCCATAGCCACGAGGCTGCCGCCGGCCATAGCCACAACGCCGAAGCCTGGTCTCCCGAACACGGCTGGCAACGCACCCTGGCCACCGGTTTGAGCAACCTGGTGGTGGCCATCGGTTTCGCCCTGGTGCTCGCCGGTCTGTTCACCCTGCGCGCGCCGGGCCAAACCTGGCAGGGCCTGCTGTGGGGCCTCGGCGGCTTTGCCACCTTCTCCCTCGCGCCGGCCGCCGGCCTGCCACCGGAACTGCCGGGCAGCGCCGCCGCCGAGTTGCTGCTGCGCCAGTACTGGTGGATCGGCACGGCTGTGGCCACCGCTGTCGGCCTGGGCCTGTTGGCATTTAGCCGGCACTGGGCGCTGCGCATCGCCGGCTTGCTGGTACTGGCTATTCCCCATCTGATCGGCGCGCCGCAACCTGAGGTGCATGCGAGCCTGGCCCCAGCAGCCCTGGAGCAAGAATTCATACTCGCTTCGCTGCTGAGCAACGCGCTGTTCTGGGCGGCCCTGGGCCTAGCCGCCGCCTGGTTCTACACGCGCCCCCAGCAGAGCGCCTGA
- a CDS encoding cobalamin biosynthesis protein, translating to MASPAGGTTAKRRLIYVAGLGCRRGCSREQLLHLLEQALALQGLQPGDLSGLASSEHKRDEPGLRQLAEQLHLPLAWLSASQLDAYQSRLSQPSALSLQVTGSAGVAEACALAQAEILSGARAELLCAKIRSASATCALAFAFAFAPIVETV from the coding sequence GTGGCCAGCCCAGCAGGGGGCACGACCGCCAAGCGCCGGTTGATCTACGTCGCCGGCCTGGGTTGTCGGCGCGGTTGCTCGCGCGAGCAACTCCTGCACCTGCTGGAACAGGCACTGGCGTTGCAGGGCTTACAACCCGGCGACCTGAGTGGCCTGGCCAGCAGCGAGCACAAGCGCGATGAACCCGGTCTACGCCAGCTGGCTGAACAGCTGCATCTGCCGCTGGCGTGGTTGTCGGCCAGCCAACTGGACGCTTACCAGAGCCGCCTGAGCCAACCCAGCGCGCTGAGCCTGCAGGTAACCGGCAGCGCCGGAGTGGCCGAAGCCTGCGCCCTGGCTCAGGCCGAAATCCTGAGTGGTGCGCGCGCCGAGCTGCTGTGCGCCAAGATCCGTTCGGCCAGTGCCACCTGCGCCCTCGCCTTCGCCTTCGCCTTCGCCCCCATTGTGGAGACTGTATGA
- the cobM gene encoding precorrin-4 C(11)-methyltransferase, protein MTVYFIGAGPGDPELITVKGQRLLRSCPVILYAGSLVPTAVLNGHSAELLVNTAELHLDEIIRLIRQAHEQGQDVARVHSGDPSLYGAIGEQIRHLRALAIPFQIIPGVTATAACAALLESELTLPDVSQTLILTRYASKSDMPAGEQLHDLARHGATMAIHLGVVHLGKIVAELLPHYGADCPTAVVHRASWPDQDWVSGTLADIEALVSAKGFRRTALILVGRVLNAQDFADSALYHAEHRHLFRGQDV, encoded by the coding sequence ATGACCGTCTACTTTATCGGCGCCGGCCCCGGCGACCCGGAGCTGATCACCGTCAAGGGCCAGCGCCTGCTGCGCAGCTGCCCGGTGATCCTGTATGCCGGCTCGCTGGTGCCCACCGCGGTACTCAATGGGCATAGCGCCGAGTTGCTGGTCAACACCGCCGAACTGCATCTGGATGAAATCATCCGGCTGATTCGCCAGGCCCACGAGCAAGGTCAGGACGTCGCCCGCGTGCATTCCGGCGATCCCTCGCTGTACGGCGCCATCGGCGAGCAGATCCGCCACCTGCGTGCGCTGGCTATTCCGTTCCAGATCATCCCCGGGGTGACCGCCACTGCCGCCTGTGCGGCCCTACTGGAAAGCGAACTGACCCTGCCCGACGTCTCCCAGACCCTGATCCTCACCCGCTACGCCAGCAAGTCGGATATGCCCGCCGGCGAGCAACTGCATGATCTGGCCCGCCACGGCGCGACCATGGCCATTCACCTGGGCGTGGTGCATCTGGGGAAAATCGTCGCCGAGTTGCTGCCGCATTACGGCGCAGACTGCCCGACCGCCGTGGTCCATCGCGCCAGCTGGCCCGATCAGGACTGGGTCAGCGGCACCCTCGCCGATATCGAAGCGCTGGTCAGCGCCAAGGGCTTTCGCCGCACCGCGCTGATCCTGGTCGGACGAGTGCTCAATGCCCAGGACTTTGCCGACTCGGCGCTGTACCACGCCGAGCATCGTCACCTGTTCAGGGGGCAAGACGTCTGA